Part of the Pieris brassicae chromosome 5, ilPieBrab1.1, whole genome shotgun sequence genome is shown below.
TCGCAAATAATGGGAAATAGACAATACTGAATGATACATCTCTCGCCGCAGTTGCCGTGACACCCTTGTAAAGGCCAAAAATACCGCGCTCCTTAACCAGCTTACGAGTCAATTGCATAGCTGTGACTCGTTCAAATTTGCGACCCTCTGAAAAAAccgttaataattaatattactacgAGTTTAATATAATCGTTTTCAATAGGCAGAAAAGCATGATCACTTTGCCATATGTCCTTCATATATCGTTTCGAGACACAAACATTACTTGTACTTACATacagcaatatttttatgtataatcgttaaaataattcataagtCTGTAAACAGATAATTAGGTAAATAAACGAAGATTGAGCGTAATCgcaatatatatgataaaaaaaatcttatattattatttatatctccGAACTCGGCCAAAAgagttaaaaattacaattggACTCGTCAGatgtttttctaataataaacaatgacAAACACGTATTTGTCCGACCCACTGAACTCGCGTCAAAAGCATGCTTATATAGATAGACATATACCCGCTTTAGCTTGCGCGGCGAGTCTGCCAGCGTCCTGCATCTGAATCTTTAACAGCTCCATAGGTGTTGTGATGACAATTTGGCAAGCGCCTGCGCTGCCACCGGCGATCATTTGACGAAATACTGGCAGTGATCTGGaaagataatttaaacaaagtcattaaaaacaatgtaGACTGTACGTTATATCAGAGTCAAGATTTGCTGTATACGTATTATGTATGTCGCAAACATAATGACATACGCGATTCATAGTGCGCGCCAATTCTCGTCACTCCCCCGTCCCCGAAGTCCTGAGAAAGGTGGACCATATGCCAGTATAATAATACTACAAtacagaaaattatattagattatattaCAACGCTACATTAAGTGGGGTTAATGTTGGAGAACGGATTTAACATCTTTCCGACCCCAACTGTCAACCTTACCTACACGCGCGGCCAACACATGGTCCCTTGCTAGACAACAAACGAGACAATGGCGACCGAGCAGTGGCGGTAAAACCACATTCCTGACCAGAGGTTAGAGGAGGAACCCATAAAAGAACTGGTGCAGAAGGCAACAGGAAACCACTGCAGCTAATCTCCCGGATAAATCGTCATGTATGCCGCTTCTAATACTTCTACTACATAGccatcacgaccgctctgacaagagtgtaccggattagaaaaataatattacaacatTAAATTGCTAAGTTTTTGAAACTTACTCGAATTAGTTCgcgttaaatttaaaaagtttcaatGAGGTAcgattttgtttcattatactATTATCTCTACGAGATTTAAATAGGTTACTTCATTGTGCATGATCTTCAAGCACACGTGGCGTTTGGGATTGCCCAAGTAATATGGCTTTagcattaacaaaataaagtcTCCGTAATTGATGTGAAATCAAAAAGTTACAACGCCTTTAACCTTTGCCCTATCGTGTGACTAGAGACTATATAAGACACTAGTCACACATAcgtagttttatatatatgtatctacAATAGAAGTATCGATAAACCGTGtgaacttaattaatataggGAGATATTTCACCCGCTTtgaatgataattaaataaaattgttgcgtCTAATTCTACGCTAGACGACACTTTTAAATTACCAAGTCAttgttatacaataatattttatggcaTTATAACTCGTGTAACAGATATGCagtgatttatatttaagtcgCTTATCTATTGCTATTGTGTGTAGATAATCACAGATAGGGACACCTAgatattatctttttataaacgaaataaaaCTGAATACTACAtgatttgaaagaaaatattcaaaaatatattagcagACGACCCAATTCATTATCGCAATATAGCGACAGTTATAAATAACTCTCCCTCTGCGTTCACTATTAACAGGTGCTACAATAAAGTGTAACTggattacatttaaatttaaacctttTGTCTAATACGAGATGAAAATAGGTCGTCGCTGGCGAGCAAAGTATCTGAATGAAGTGAATTGACACCCccttaaaatgtaaatagagGTACTATATCATTTACTCGTGCCTGCCTTTAAGGCTGATGTTAAGAAATcttgtcaaaataaaaaaaatcgaaaaggCAGACATCGAGGACTATTCAAGttatgaatttttgaaatatttatataatttaaaaaaatatatgtttaatgcaCGCTTAGCAGATCTGCAGTGTTCGAAACCATGGCAACGGACGCAGAAAAATAGTCTGCCACTATCGATCGTAGCGCTGTTTTTTATCGCGAGCGTTTAAAGTGTGGATAAGTAAATTTTCTCGTGTCTGCCtctttactttttgtttagattacgtaaaaaaaaacatatatgagGCAGGCACCTATATCAGTGATATTCCGAAAACAGAGCATTTCAATTGtttgaatgttattttttcGCATCGGAATTCATATTTTGTTCGCAggtcaataaaaatttaaaaacaaaaaaaaaaaagtcataCTACGAATAATCGAATtaattagccataattattttccCCATATTCGCGGACTCCAACGAACTGTAATGGTTAAAGTCGATATCTAAAAGgtctttcaatttttttttctattcgagTGGTTCTTATAAATCGCATGGACCCAATTACAGTTACGAGCAACTTATTAagtagagtttttttttacattaatacatatttaaaccCACGCAGCAATGTACGACCTGAATTCATTAAGAAAGTTTTGTCGTATTGATCCGAACTCTGCTTCCTATCAGATACGAGCAAATCATATAATTGAAAACTTGTTTAAGAATAAAGCCATTTATCAATACATGTTTTTCTAATATTGAAAACTAACGGGGCTCTGTGAAAACTAGAGACAgctaagatttttttcttcGGAAGAGCTTCAGATCTGGTTTTTGAATACGTGTCAGAATCCTAGCGGGTATCTGGTGatacgatattatttttaaattaatataacgtgTTCCATattcgaaataattaaaaagttgagaaaagaaaagtttttacgtaacagtatttatggccagactagttacaTTAGTAGATATATTGATGAGAACAGTGTTGGGCTAGTAGCTTCAGCATGCCAATCGAATCCTTGGGGTCGTAGGTTTCTTCACCGGCTGTGAACCAATCGACATTCTGTCTTTGTCCCATATTTACTCGCTCGatcggcgaaggaaaacattaatGGCGTATGTCGGGCACAAAAGACTGATTGACCCCTACTTgactattagaaaaaaaaacatgaaacaaataaagaaatttgaaTCCCAGACCTAAAGTTTGTAGTTCGCCACTGGTTTTAGATAGTATCTTGAAGGtagttctaaaaataaaataaaagtatgcgATGTAATTGACGTTTACAACTTGAAGATTTTGATGGGAAACAAATGTAGGTAGTTGTGAATACTCGTTTAGTGCTAAGTATAATAAAAGGCTTATCACTATCTAGCTTACCTTGAATACATCTACTTATCTACTAGGGATCaggttttgtaaatatgtatgtaaaaataatattagatttaaGCCACTGTAACTAGTAatacgaaatataatattttatgttaatgttaCCTATACTTgttgtaatattatacaaatacgtatttttcAGGTTCCAAATGTAGTTTTTATCAGGATAGCAGATGcgtagaaaatattttgatttcgattttttaaattaatcaatttcaTTGAGATTctatatttcaattttgtgCCTTTacgtgtttattttaaaagtatttattaaaattgactGCTTAAGGGGGAATCTCTCCACACTTactgaattatttttcatttgaaataagttttagatatatatataatagaaatattccTATATAAGgaatttacaatatatgtacattattTAAGCAATTTTTACCTCTACAAACAGATTTATATCAATAGAGAGACCACATCAATATTCAAAACTATATGCCTAGAGGATTATTTAGAATGGTATTTCTGTAAGTacctcttttatttttatggctAGCCAAATTTTTCAGAGAATATACGGTAATTGAGACTTACCCATCCGGCAGTGTTAGGTAGAAACGGAACATATCATTGGCAGCGAGCTTTATGGCCTTTTCCGGCGTGATAAGGATGATGTTAACTGCTGATCCTCTGTACATGCCGAAGTAACCCTCCGCCGCATATGTCTTGCGGAAACAATCCAGCCTGTTAAAATGTTCTCAATTAAATCTGTTTTCCAGGTTTTGCTACATTCCAGTTAAGAAATACGAAggaatgaataattttaagtagCGATCGCCGATTTTGTCGGAAGTGGCTCAtcaagttttaattaactttaaggAAGAATTTTGCTTGTGAAAACGAAGCGTTATGCTTTTGTAGGAAGGTATGGCATGCAAtatttcgtttaaaataacatcGTTGGTCAAAAGACaatgtaattcaaaatttaatgttaatcaAGGAGAAATAATTTATGCCTGATCGTCAGCTAATAGTCtatggaaattaaaataaccggttattgttttgaaacataaaaacaaacaactgTTCAGAACGAACTTGAATTTTAGATTTATCAGGAATTGTCTAGAATagtaaagattattttacaGCGCGtgaattaaattctaattttataatcacaGAAAACCGGAACATAACAAATCCATCCATCTAGTATCTACGAAACCAGACATATACAGCCATTCACGCCATCCGAATTACACTAATTGTTTCTTGTGTTGTCTACTACACTTTAAGCATAATAGACGACCTCGATGTATATAAGAGTTTTGTactaataaattcaataggCAATACTCACATATTCTTATATTGTTTCTCTCCATTTGGTCCGACAGTTTGATTTTGCAATCGCGTCTTCACAAGATCCAAGGGGAACACGACGGAGACTCCGATGATTCCAGCAATGCCACCGTTTATAATCTTTGGTACTGGACTGAAAGGTTGTAGCATACATTATGCTGTTCATTCGTTTACGagattaaatatagttttcatGTCCTACTTTGAAGATTTTTAGTACGACTTAAATAGAAAGGATATGACGATAATCAGTCATCAAATTATACCCATTTAATACATGTCTTTCTCTTTGCATGGCGAATCCAGTAAATACCTATGGTTGCAGACACTTAGGATCGGAATGTCATATACTACTGATACACGTGTGGGGTCTTACGAGGACAAAGtcgttttgtaaatgtttaacatAGGACAGCTAATGCGGCTTAAATCTTGATAGAGGAGCTAAAAGATGTCAAAATTAGTACTCCACATTCAAAAGAGCAGTCAAAATAAGCATCAGTTTAAAATTAGCATTTCCACTTAAGCCGATTATAATGAATAGAATGACCttctcaattaaaataatttattctagtTCTCATTGTTAGCAATATGATAAATGAATTGACAACATACTCAtcataactataatattttactattaatatagaaGTTTTATGAGAGTTACAACTGGCTTATAAGATTCTTGCTACTAACAGTTGTAGTTGTTTCCTATAGAAAAGAGGTTTttgataaacatttattaaagataaattgGTTTGGCTATGCTTATGGAACAAACATGCTTCACAAATCTTGAAAATCaagttatattaaagaaaatttaaatgtgtCAGAATATTCTATATAGGGTAAAATGATATATGcagtaaaaacattttagaaatactttactcttttatttatatcttatacACATTTCAAAGctgttgaaatattaatatatcacCTGCTCTTGgagataaaagaaaaataagacAAAGCAATGACACTTACTTTaccaaaatgttaatataatgaatattgGATAATGTTATAGAAACTATTGGTAAGATTCAGAGTCAAGACTTAGCAGTTTATATTACACCCATTTgcttagaaaaaaaatatgaatatactTATTGCTTACCTTCTTAACGCTGAATCTTATGCTAGATGAAGTCTTgactttttaattctttaattctctctaaacctaaataaaatagacaGCACATGCTCATGAATTTCACACAAATTTTCTTTACCAAACttcaactttttttaaattagtatagACTAGCCTACTTTCCAGCTATGAAGCAGTATAAATAAACACCCTTTTAGTAAAACCATCCTTTATTACTTCACAATACTATAGGTTCTTTAAATTACTAAGCATttctcttaaataaaattaacaaagaatCATAATTAGTTTGTTTACTGTTAATGTTTTGTAACTTACTTGAATTGTGCTACTGGTGGAGGCTGTGGTTTACTCATAGCTGCTTATTTCTTTTCctgaacaaaaataaactatatatagggtataaaaaaatattcatatgttttcacaatattaataatcatatacACCAATAATGTTTCTAAGGTAAGAgccttttaaatgtttaaaattttcacttgtaataaatatttaaagctgaacaaaaatttttttatacataatgtaatgtttttaaggAATGAAATGtccaaaacttaaaattagaCATTTTATGCTCTGCATATTACGATTTAATTAAACctgtcaaaatttattattaaaattctataaatattactaaacaataaatataccgaataattgttttttttaagaattaatgtttcattaattttacgtaatttttcAGAATCAATAAAACCTACCGCTCAGAAGTTAGTGGTTCCGAATTAATTCTTGAGCACcgatttaatttagaaataccAGAGCCCTCAATCCTTGCTATTGCATTGCTAAGAAAAAAGGGAATTtggaataaaattttcaactGATTAGTTATTTTACACGAGTCGAGAATAGCCGGAagattttttcattttgaatttagtAAAATTGATTGATGGCAATTGTCAATAAACCACAGACCACAACCAACAATGAATCAATCTTTCAACTTTCAATTGTAACTTTGACTCcgacgatttttttaaaatttatgtttttatctcTTATTTTTTTGCCATTTGTCGAAaactatttcttaataatataatgtagaaagtagaagctacaaaaaataacaagcgatatgtacataaacaattattcaattcacaaatgatcatgaaatagatacagaaatctgaggcccagacctaaaggttgtagcgccactgttttttttatatgtacataaacagGTGTGTGGCGTAATGAATGGATATTATGGTATCTGTGGAAAGTACGTTGTGGCAGCttagaaaaatgtaatttctGTTCAATAAAAGTCTCACGGTTTTCGAAATATTCAACATTTTCAAAAGAATACATCCTTTGCCACTCTTTTTGATTCCAAGGCTCCAACTGATAGAATTTAAAATCGCCTTTGATtgtatttttgacatacaaaacatatttttctaaaacgCCACAACGTCCTCTACCCGCAGGTATCatattatctattaattaCACCGCACtctgtatatacaaaaaaatggttttgGATTGCATACTATTCTTTAGGTTATGCCCATAGCCTAGTGCTTGTccgcttttattaaaaaaaatcgttatttgtattttgcaGTTTGTAATACCATGTGTTAGaacatgtattatttgtagttAGATGAATGAAATTGCAAACGAATTACCTGTTCGGTTATGTTTAAAGTCCCGGCAcgtataattactattttagcGACCTCTCAAAGATATCGTAATATAAGCATAACTTCTCAGTTACTTAAAGGTATTGGTATTATGAAGGTtagtattttttcataaaattattaatttctaccTTGCCCTTTTTATACTTCATTGATTAATGTATACGTTCtaacaaattttaagtttgtctagtattttaataatattatattataatttaaatgtttactagaaaatattgttaagcTGACTTTAAAGAAACTGTGCTAAGACTGTGTTCTGATAGGTTGGAACACATGATGGAGTCTTTCATTGTGATGAAGTTCTCGCCTGCTATATGCTCAAACTCCTTCCTGAATACAGTGATGCAAAAATTGTTCGCACTAGAGATTTggaaaaacttaaaatgtGTGATATAGTAGTTGATGTTGGAGCCGAGTTTGACCATGAAAGAAAAAGATATGACCATCATCAACGAGAGTTCAAAGAAACATTAAGTACACTAAAGCCAGAACTTGgtaataagtataaaattaagtaagtaGCAAGTTAACAATTGTATAATGATAGTGTTGCTATCTAAATagcttaagaaataaattgatGTTTGggtggttatttttattattgattgaaaattaaacaagtgtattttaagtttttaattgattaaattaaaatccagGTTAGGATAATTCACTAATTGGTTTTCAGGTTAAGTTCTGCTGGACTTATTTATGCATTTTATGGTGAAAAGATTATCCAATCCCTTGCACCAAAACAGTGCCCCTTACTTCCAGACAaccttcaaattatttttaaaaaagtgtatgaatattttatagaggAAATGGATGCTATAGACAATGGAGTACCTATGACAGATGAGGAGGAACCAAAGTACAAAATAAGAACACATTTAAGTGCTAGAGTTGGCAAGCTGAACGCTGAATGGAATACATTGCAAACTAGTAATGTAGATGAACTTTTTGAAAAAGCAATGAAAATGGTCAGCGAGGAATTCTTAAATGTAGTTAACTATTTCATATCTGTCTGGCTTCCAGCAAGAGACTATGttaaaactgccttagaaacaCGATTTGAAGTGCATAAGTCTGGTAAAATTTTGGAGTTTAAAGAACGGTTTCCATGGAAAgaacatttatttgatttagaaGAAGAAATGGAATTGATTGGAGAAGTTAattatgttgtttttaatgataagCCAAAATCTTGGAGAGTCCAAGCTATACCTGTAGCACCAGGTAGTTTTGTTACAAGGTAGGTCCTCTTACAATTATGATTTGGCAATTGCTGAAGGGTATGTGGATAGAGGATTAAAAAGCTTAAgatcacattattatttttgtgaattcGATATATACTGCTTATTACTTTAGTATCctcaaagaaataattattttctaagaaaaaatgtataactaaatatttcattatttcagaAAACCATTGCATGAAAAGTGGTGGGGTGTCCGTGATGATTTACTATCAGAAGTTGCTGGTATTAAAGACTGTGTATTCTGTCATAGCACAGGTTTTATTGGAGGAAATTGTACAAGAGAAGGTGCAATAGCCATGGcagaaaaaagtttaaatgcTTGATTTTAGAGACTAAACTTATTGTACCAAAACTATTTCAGATGCTCTTAATTTTATaggaaaattgtttttttacacttctttttaatttcacaatatatgcattatacaatttatttttagttgatGTGAATTCATTactgatattatatataaatctggaTATAACTTAGTTTAGTttcatttcttaaaattaaacccaaaaatatttaattatcccatctatttatttacaagtattATCATGAATTggttatattgtataattaaagttaGTTTCAAATCTCCTTC
Proteins encoded:
- the LOC123709893 gene encoding MYG1 exonuclease, translating into MFKVPARIITILATSQRYRNISITSQLLKGIGIMKVGTHDGVFHCDEVLACYMLKLLPEYSDAKIVRTRDLEKLKMCDIVVDVGAEFDHERKRYDHHQREFKETLSTLKPELGNKYKIKLSSAGLIYAFYGEKIIQSLAPKQCPLLPDNLQIIFKKVYEYFIEEMDAIDNGVPMTDEEEPKYKIRTHLSARVGKLNAEWNTLQTSNVDELFEKAMKMVSEEFLNVVNYFISVWLPARDYVKTALETRFEVHKSGKILEFKERFPWKEHLFDLEEEMELIGEVNYVVFNDKPKSWRVQAIPVAPGSFVTRKPLHEKWWGVRDDLLSEVAGIKDCVFCHSTGFIGGNCTREGAIAMAEKSLNA
- the LOC123710061 gene encoding mitochondrial glutamate carrier 1-like isoform X2; protein product: MLDCFRKTYAAEGYFGMYRGSAVNIILITPEKAIKLAANDMFRFYLTLPDGSLPVFRQMIAGGSAGACQIVITTPMELLKIQMQDAGRLAAQAKAEGRKFERVTAMQLTRKLVKERGIFGLYKGVTATAARDVSFSIVYFPLFATLNDLGPKEPGAAAPPFWWSFGSGCAAGSTAALGVNPFDVVKTRMQTLTKGSGERQYSSILDCITKTLKYEGPTAFFKGGACRMIVIAPLFGIAQTIYYLGLAENYLGIK
- the LOC123710061 gene encoding mitochondrial glutamate carrier 1-like isoform X1, translated to MSKPQPPPVAQFNPVPKIINGGIAGIIGVSVVFPLDLVKTRLQNQTVGPNGEKQYKNMLDCFRKTYAAEGYFGMYRGSAVNIILITPEKAIKLAANDMFRFYLTLPDGSLPVFRQMIAGGSAGACQIVITTPMELLKIQMQDAGRLAAQAKAEGRKFERVTAMQLTRKLVKERGIFGLYKGVTATAARDVSFSIVYFPLFATLNDLGPKEPGAAAPPFWWSFGSGCAAGSTAALGVNPFDVVKTRMQTLTKGSGERQYSSILDCITKTLKYEGPTAFFKGGACRMIVIAPLFGIAQTIYYLGLAENYLGIK